Genomic segment of Tachysurus fulvidraco isolate hzauxx_2018 chromosome 22, HZAU_PFXX_2.0, whole genome shotgun sequence:
CAGTGGATCATCTCTTCTGGAGTCTGGttctcttaaggtttcttcctcgtgtctTCTGGGGGAGTTTTCTCATCATTGTCACATCTGGTTTGTTTATTAGCGCTCTAAAGCTACATCCAGATTTCCGTGATTCTGCTCTGTACCAATCTATGTTGTCAGAAGCGCAACATAGAAACTAAACTGATTTTAAATCAAATGCTGCTGTCTTGTAAGGAAGTGATGCTAATAATGAGAACGATGTACTTAACATTAAGTAGTGAACCTTGTGTTTTGTTAGTTTGGTtatatattgttgttattttaacatatgatatactgtacatgggcaaaggtttgtgcacccctgaccctTATACccatatgtgtatgtttttagatttttcctAATGTGCTGTTATACTCAGCCTCATTCTTCTATTCTGAAGAGACTTTCCATAAGATGTTGAAGCATCGCTGTGttgatttgtgttcattcgGCTACAAGAGCAGTAGCAAGATCAGACACTGAAGTTAGGATGTCTAGAAAGTCAGTCGGTGTCccagtttatcccaaaggtgttgagcgaggttgagtcagagtcagggctctgtgcaggacactcgagttcttccagtCCAACCATAACGCATTTTGGAGCTTTGTGCAccggggcattgtcatgctgttTGGACCACATATATTTCCCAATGGAAGGAGTTTGTAAAGCTGCATCATACAGAGTCgttctgtacaattgtgtgcttccaacttgaTGGCAACAGTTTGGTAAAGAAATACATATGGCTGTGAtgtcaggggtgcacaaacttttggctaTATAGAATTCAATTCTTTAACATATACAGGCTTGGTATGGTGAACTGGAAGAATAGATGCATTTGCATCTACTGAGTCTACTAAGAAGCCCCTCATCTACAGTTCCAAGGTACACAATGGGAGAAATTAGCACCAAAGTGTCTTGCTTTATTCCTCCAAATTGTTCAGTAGCACTGGGATTCAATTTTTACTCTacaaaatgaacacattcaTAAAATTTCCTAGATTAGTTCAGAATTACGCTACTGTATCTGACACCAATGACAAAAACCTCATTCTAAAGCTCTGAGGGCTTTTGAAACTTTAAATCTTTTGTGTGTATGGAGCGACTGCCCTGCCCCTCTCATGTTCGCTCTCTCTTTCAACCACACAATGATTTATTACCTGAAAAGAACGGAGAACTAATTAGTGgagtaattaattatataaatttgcatatttgcatttGCAATTAGCGCAGCAGACTGATTAGTCTGAAACGCAGAGTCGGACTCATCAGATGCCGGTGTGTGTAGTGGACCAGAACGTGCGGGATGCCAGCTGAGGCATTTTTTAGAAAGAATGGGGGGGTTAggtggaaagtgtgtgtgtgtgtgtgtgtgtgtgtgtgtgtgtgtgtgtgtgtgtgtgtaaggtgtgtgttcatgagtgtgactgtgtctgtgtatattaGAGACAAAACCATGCTTTGGATTCAGAATAAACATAATTCAACatatgtaaaagtgtaaaatgtaaaacgTCATTAATGCGGTTCGCTAAGTTTGATCAGGTTTCGCTAGTTATGTCATGTGTTTATGTCATGTAAGAGATAACTACTGAAACCCAACACTGAATAAACACAAGCTTATCACCATACACgctatgtgtttatttaatctaGAGTTAGATTGTATGGACAGAATTAACTTATGACCTCAGCATTAGGCAGCTGAATGATACAGCTAGGATAACTAGGTTAACATCctggggtttaaaaaaaaagaaagaaagaaagaaagaaagaaagaaagaaagaaagaaagaaagaaagaaagaaagaaagaaatcagcatTTTAAAAGAGTTGATGTAAACAGTGATTAGACTAGTGCAGGAGGAGGTTGGCTAGCTAACTAGCATACTAAAGCTTGAGgagtctgttttatttcttctttatagAGTAATAATTCTGTCCATTTGGGATTACAGTAAGTATAGCTTAATCTCCTCCGTGTCAGACAGGTTTAAGAGCATTTCCAGTGCACTGTTATGATATATAAGGAGATATAAAGCCATAATGCTAACTGTAGCTACTCCTGAggtaaaaacatacattttatattcttataCAATACATTTAGAGTTATTTTACACTTATGAATACTTTTTCACCATCAAACTGTATTGCATGTTGTAAAGTGATATTATTTTACCTCAGAAAGCAGCCCATGTAGCTTAGCCTAGCATGTTTTTTAATTgctctgaaaagaaaaacactaaaCCTTGTTTCATGaaatgtaataaagtgtaaaaagtGAAGCTGACCTTAATCTGACCCTAATTCTTACTCTTATAGAGAAACAAGCATACaaacaaaataccaaaaaacaaaacaaaacaaaacaaaaaacacacaagctaGTTACTTAGCTAGGTAGCTAGCCAGACTTCTACTTGGCTAATTAATACAAAAGTAACATTCAACAGCTTTCAGATAAAATCTCTGGTTAAAGctgttattatatatttctttttaaggaCAGTCTACAgattttaatatctaaaaaatgTTAAGAATTATATATTATTCCTTTTATTATGCTATAGAGCATCATGGTATTAGTTTCAATGTGTAATGATACATAGAGTTACAGAAtctttgttttggggttttttggaTCTCTAAATAAAATTTCCAGATGAAAAGATATGAGAAGGTGTAGTACTGCAATAAACAACATTTACTATATTTATGCTCCATAATGAGTTTTCTGACAGCCCCCAGTTACGTACGAACGGACTCGCCCGTATCTATGAGTACCATGTAAAGGCAGAGCAAATAATCACAAATCCAGTAGTCCAGACTTTGGTGCAGTTTGGTCTTTGGTTGTTCTGACACCAAATTCTGCACATTATGCATAATAAACGGTGCTGAACTTCGATCAGCCAGGACAACACCTGGGTTCTTCTGATctgcatcacttcctgtctaaTCAGATCACAGTCACTGTGTCTCTATTCTATTAGTCTATAAATCCTATacaatctctctttctgtgtgtgtgtgtgtgtgtgtgtgtgtgtgtgtgtgtgtgtgtgtgtgtgtgtttctccctgGACTGACAATCTCTTGAGATGTGACTGATCACTTGTGACAAGTGACGAGAACCGAGATTAGTAGGCTATTACCTCAATCGCAGTGGTTCTCTTGCATGTGACAAAGACACGTACTGAGCACATCATTTTGTAGAGATTCTGCATAGCTTTCTAACTAGAAAACAAACACCTCCTGAAAAATCTGAGAGTACATCCTTAACAGCATGACAATGTTGGAATCTGCCTTGATTTTTTTGACGGTAGGTAAATGAAAGCCTCACGGTGCCCATTAGCGGGTGCGCCAGATGATTGGTACAGGATGGAAGTCCCACGAGAGCGCGCCACGTGACCAGCTCCGCCGCGAGACGTCAGTGGCAGATGGCACGGGTACCCGCGCTGGCAGTTGGCACGGGTGTCACTTTTCTCacagcgaaagagagagagagacggagagtgaGAGGAGAGTGAAAACGAGATTAAAGGAATTCTAAGAGGCTCACAGCAGACACATGGAAGGCGCATGGTGCTGAGGCTGAGTGGAATTTTTggaacatgcaaactaaatATTAAGAGAAAAAGCAGGTGAGCCAATTTAATATGATATGACTCATTAATCTTATGCAtcaatattgtttatttttcatttatcccTTTAGTCTCAACACCTATATTTCCATTGTGTCCATGTGTACTTACAGAAATGTTGTGCAGGTTAATTCAGCACTAGGGATTTTGCTGTGTAGcgtagacacaacatcagacacagaTAAGGACATGACCTTACCATCCTATTCAGGATGTCTGAACGTCTGTATTCTTTAATTTTCAGaagaaatgtaaagtaaatctCTGTATTCATTCCCAGTAGAGCAGTTGATATGAACAGACCTTTgggaaatttatttttaacgATAAGCTGAATTCAGTTTGATCAAAAAGTGCTCTTTGAGGATCCAATTCTAAAAATAAAGGTGTTATTAAAAAGAATGTAACTTTCGTTTCGCACCAAAAAACTTATACATTGTGCAGTGGGAATCATTAGGTGCTtcaaaaaaacatcataaaaagcTCCTTTAATAACCCGAAACTCCCCCAAAAAGGATGTTACTTGaatactttacattttttacttgAAAATCTAatactttttataaaatgttttttgttctaCCTTTAGTAAAAAGCTATGTCTATTTTAAACTGATTATAAAATGTTGTGTAGTATCTAATTATTCTGAAAATGTACTGAATTAACACCTACAATGCTGAATTAACTCGATActataatctttattattattttgttccttCCGGACTCGTCAGATTTGAATTCTGAATTTAATGAGGTCGTTTTGAAGCCTTAATTTCAcaatttaacttaaaaaaaatattcaacaaCATTTTGATGGAAATTtgatttctgaattcattcattttataacgAACAAGCCTTGTTTGGAGAGATGCCATTAAGCCAGAATGGCTTTCCAAGGATTCTCAGTATGCAAGAGTCCCAAGAAGACACTAGGGAATAAATATTGACCTGCTCCAgtgttgtaaagtgtaaaggGGACTGAAACTCCTGctcacagtgtgttacattaatTGTGTCCTTGTCTTTAGGGACAATGTTGACCGCACCACCAGATGAGCCAGACGCACTGCGTGAGCCTCAGTTTGGAGCAAGCTTTCCACGTCCAAGCGTCCATGACAGCCATAGACAAGAGAAACAAGATCATCGCAGACAACGGTTTGACAATTTGGATCTGCACGAAGAAAGCTCAGACAgggatgaagaagaagagagaaatgaagaaCAAGATGAAGAGCAGGACGAGGGTGGCCTGAGCAAAAGGCGCACTCCGAGAAGACGCCAGTCAGGTGCCAGCTCAGACAGGGCCCGACTGCGGCGCCATGAGGCAAATGCACGTGAACGGAGTCGCATGCATGGCTTGAACAGTGCGCTGGAAAGCCTGCGCAAGGTCGTGCCATGTTACTCGAGTGCTCAGAAGCTGTCCAAGATAGAAACCCTGCGTCTGGCCAAGAACTACATCCGGGCCTTGTCGGAAACGCTCAGTTCTGGCACGCGGCCTGACCTTGTGGCGTTTGCAAGAACCCTGTGCAAAGGTCTTTCTCAACCCACCACCAACTTGGTTGCAGGGTGCCTGCAGCTCAACGCGGGACGTTTCCTCGCCAGTCCGGGTGATGTTTCACCTCCGTGTGATGCTCCCTACGCGTACGCAAATGCAGAAACGAGCCGTGCAGACGCCACCAAACACTTCCGCTCTTTCTCCTACTGCAACATGTATGACTCCTATTACAACAGCGCTTCTCCGGACAGCCAGCTCAGCCCGCCGCTGAACTATAACGGCATGTTCTCATTTCAGAAACCCGACGAGCAGACGGAGTGCGTCGCGAGCTGCCGGTACGGCGCGACATGCTGCGGCGCACCGGGACGCGCTTCCATCAGCCGTCCCTCTGCCTACACAGCGTCCACTGACAGCCACTTTCCAAACGAGCTGCGCATGCGTAATCAGCCCTTCCAAACCCAGGAACAATTGAACGCGGGGTACCATAATTAAAGCAAAGGTGAAAGCACTGAACAGCGAGACGGAAACTAGTTCATTTTCCCTATAACGTgtcttaatatatttattatttattatttattgcctGGTTTTACTACATAGTTTATTGTCTGTTGTATTATTGCACTCTAATAAATGTCATATTGTTAAATGTCtcgtatttattttatttctttttgtttatgtatatatttttattagatttttgtaATTaggtttattgtcattttcttttttagccactttttcttttttaaatagcatGCGTGCTGCttaagaaattattattattattattattattattattattattattattattattattattattattattattactactactaccagtaatactattactaccactacttttttttttatttcttaaggAACAGTATATGCTGTACGAGGCATGCACCGCAACCAAATCCGGCTAAACGTTTATTTTCCTAAACTAATATTTAATCTAattgaaaaacaacaacaacaaaaacaacaacaaaaaatcaatatatacGAATGAACGACTGAATAAACCTATCCACAACAAAACGCATACGAGCAATAAagggaataaaaagaaaaataggaactatgcaaaaaagaaacatttctaaatgaaatgaaatccgGTGTTTCAGAAAcgcaaatgtgtgtgttcactgtgataaatgtttgtattgtaGGTGAGCAGTGTAAGTCTCCAAGCTCTACAATTCAAATGACACATTTCATGTAGAAAACAAAGCAGAACGCTTATGAATGTGGTGCGTGATGCGGTGTGTAAATATGAGCCTATCACTTATAATAATCCAAGGACAGGAATTATTATGCTCCATGTGTCAAACATTcatgaaggagaaaaataaattgtatttaaaatcaacatcaaaataaatctggaatgtaTGATGATATCATTTATAAAGATCTACtgtatttgcttatttatttatttatttatttatttatttatttatttatttatttatttatttatatttattttcaattaataGCCGCATAAATGTTTCTGCGTCCATTTTTTTGCCTACACGTTTTAAAGCAATTTAAAAAACCcgtaaaatacaattttaattctTATCTACattttttaagtcattttaattttaaaagtatttagtATACTATTGGCATTAAAAGCATTTAGGCATTTAATAAAAAGGCATTAAGGCATTTAATCAAGGTGCAAATAATCGATCTCATTTTCTATATATTACGTTTATTAgggatattttaaatataataaataaactatatcaCATTTATCCGACATTAGTTTGTATAAGTTTTAGtacaagttttttttccacCCCAACATCTGTAATTACAGCAAAAGATGGCTGAAAAAAACGTGAATTATTCCCTAATAAATTACATCATGTTAGTTTGATAGTTAAAATGCAGCTACAACCAACTggcttataatatatattttttttgttcattgttttttttaacggAACACCACTTGAGATTGTTACAGCAGAATGATTACATCATGAACATtacatcatgaaaaaaaaacaacagataaaTAATTCACCTTAAAAAAATCTACGTATTTAACGGAAATTCGTAGATATGACAGCAAAACTCTGACACAATtaggctttttatttattactatttttaaataaataattaatgaaataaatctaaacagCATGGAATTCAGCACACGTTTACTAGTTACTAATTATTTGTCAGCTAAAAGTTACTACAagttgaaaataataataataataataataataataataataataataataataataataataataataaaccatacGAATTTACGTGAAATTTAAAGAAAAGGGCGGGGCTGACGACCTAATTTgcattaaatagaaaaaagatagatagatagatagatagatagatagatagatggatagatagatagatagatagatagatagatagatagatagatagatagatagatagatagatagatagatagatagatagatagatagaaattgAATGTGTTTCAACAAAAAATATGGATAGTATGGATAGTATGGAtagtacaaataattaaatcattcaCCATAAAAAAGGTGTACAgtcttttattttgctttaccACTGGATGGTGTGAAtgataaaatcacacacatatcAGGATGGATAAGGGATATATGGGAAAAACGTGGCATTTCAAAATGTTCTGTCCTGAAACGTGAACGTGAAACATACACATGTGACAATAGCGTGAGGTCACATTCATAACAAAACAAAGGTCTATGTGGAATGCTGATTTTGCTTTCATAATATTGATTTTCTTACTGAAGATCAACTTTAAGTGCCATACATATTAGTGTGTGGAAAGCCTAAACctctaaaacaacaacaacaacaaaagtgaCAGAATATAAACAATCCTGCACAGCAAATAGTGCATTATTTCAGCTTCTTAATGTTCCACTCATAGttttaacctaaaaaaaaaaaacacttgtgttAGAGCAGCAAAACACGATGCTATGTGAGGCCTGGACTCGAACCTTTCGTCAGATCACACTTCttggatgtgttaaaagttCAACTTTCAAGTTTTAATGAGAGCTCATAAGGACGGTCCGGGCGTGTGGTGCTTGCAAGATATAACGGAGTTCAAGAATTGAATCAGTGATGTCTAATCCTCTACTCTGGGCACTGTGCCATGCGTTTGAACAGGATGTGAAGGCTTACTAGGTGTGCCCTgtctgttcatgtgtgtgtgagagagtgtgtgtgttcagcaggtGTGTCTCTAGAGTCATGACTGAAGACTGAGGAACCTGGAGGCCTTTCACACCACACTTCCCCTTTCACTCCCTCAGATCTGCATTGCCGAGGCAGTGTGACAGCTGCACCCCTAacaggaggtgtgtgtttgtgtgtgtgtgtgtgtgtgtgtgtctgtgtgtgtgtgtgtgtgtgtgtgtgtgtatgtgtgtgtttgtgagaggaGAGAGCCTAGAGAGATGGCTTGGCAGGCATACACAGGTCTTTTCCCCGTAGTTCATAGGTTAAGCAtggactgtctctctgtctcgctcatTAGATGAACAGAAAGTGTATGAGAGCATATGGTTCACTTTAGCGTGGGAGTGCAGGGTGCGACAAGAAAAAGCTGTAATATGGCTCAAAATAGCGTGGATGTTATTTTTCCGACTGCAAACACATTATACTACATCAAATTCTCGAGTGACTAAAAATTCTTGAGTGCCAATCTTGGCTTTATTGGTTTGTTGGTTAAAACACTATAGGATGTGCTGTTTTGGGAAAATAATCATATGTATGTAGTATAGCTATATATATTTTCGTTATATTGCTCTATGCTCTATTTTATGATATATAAGATATAACCAGacaaaatatttcagtatttatgtattttgtataCAAATACAGGAGTCAGGTTTTACACCaatattttcaataaataatttattaaaaggCAAATTTTTAAAGGTATCATGACAACCAGAAATTAGCTCGGTTTGAGGTATCTTTATGTTGACAACCACACATTTGTTCATGACTAAGCAAAATAAAGCTAGCTAGCCTGCTATATAGgagtcagaaaaaaaatcctcacaATTGTTTCATGTTAAAAGGGATTTCTGTATATACACTTTGATTTACATTGCCATGTTGTTAgggatttaagaaaaaaatatatatttaattgcaGAAAGAGCAAGATTACTGCGCTAATGATGAGCTCCCTAAACTGTTAGCGAGCTAGCAAAATTAGCATGCAGGTTCCATGTCACTCAACTCCATGGCATCCAACTCCCAGCCACTAGCAGCACTCCCACGTTCACAGTTACTAGCCTTCTGATTATGTTCACCTGTGTTTAATTATGTCTATTTTCTTTTGCACTCTTTATTAATGCCTTGGTTTCAggttcttgttgttttttggaCTTTTTTCCACTCGTTTTTGACTTTTCCTTGTTCTTGTGCATCTGTTCAGTCCTGTTGTTCTGTGTCAGAAGATTTTGCATTGTTTGCAGTCCCTGTTTACtcttattaatcattttttgcACCGATCCTAATTTTGTGACTATTGTACTTAAGCGTCCTTGACTTGCATCTGACCCTTTACCGTATGTCTGCTCGGTGACGTCACAAACTCGGCACATACTTAATGCTTCCCAAAAGACTTAATCGCTGAAACaattgattagattagattagattagattagattcaactttattgtcattgtgcaaggtacagagccaatgaaatgcagttagcatctaaccagaagagCATAGACGGCTTATTTACAAgcggcagtgtaataaataagggtatgagctTATGCAGAatgtgtagtaatatgtacatataactgaataagggtatatatagtgtggtttttatataagtatgatacagtatgaagtggtatgacagatatagctgtacaaaaggaatgttattatgaatatatatatatatatatatatatatatatatatatacaaagaatagacagcataaataaataaagcaaataaagcaATGTTTATAATTAGAGTCAATGATGCAAGAAGAGAAGTTAGTTAAAAAATAGTTATCAGTTTAATTTTAATTCCTTCAAATATGAGATAATCTGAATTAATGTAATATAACTGGAGATCCTGAAAAATGAATTGGATCTCTCGTAAGGGCAAACACTCTGAAACTCTGTGAAACAAGAACAGATTCCCTTGGAGGCATCAGCTAAAATAAATAGGCTGTTAATATCAATCTGGGTgattaaaagtgaaaaatgttCTGGCCTCATAATGGTGATTTAGTGCTTTTGAACCTCCTTCAGCTGCATAATGGCATTGGGGAGAAAAAAATGGGCAGGTTTCGTCACATTGTCAGAGCTTCCCAAAATTTCCAGCTCTGCGCGGGCCACAGATGGTCTGGGCTGGGAAAATCTCCCCATTAAACTCCTAATAATGATTTCTCCTGTGGAATGGGGGTGAatgtagaagagagagagaaaggggaggaAGGGAGGCAAAGGGGGGATTTAGCGTTTTAATTAGAGGGCTTTAAGGAGCCGAAGAAGTGTGGAAGCAGTGCGTCGTGGGAGGGGAGGGTGCAGGTGACAGCCAGGAGATGACACAACACTAGCAGCCAGGAACTCATTTGCATGGCAGAGAGAGGTCAGGCTGGCATCGGGCCTGAGGACAGAAGAAAAACTTCCAGAGTCACAGCTCCAGGGCTTGGATTGGATGCACTCAAAGTGAGGGGGGAGAAATGTAGATGCCTGAAACTAGAACTATGTTGTTTGTGTGCATATAAGTTTCTGTTTACAAGAAGCTGGCAATGATGATATGTAACCAGTGTCCTCGAAATAGGAAGTGAAAttgggtggaaaaaaaatcagtagaTCAACTCCAAAACTTCAAATATACAACTCTAAAGATTCATTCAACATATTTAATTGCAAAGCTTCATACAATCAACTGTAAATCACTCCAAAGCTTCACACCTTCAACTTCagagattcattcatttagcACCAAAGATTCATACAGCTCAAACGATTTATTCAACACTCGACATGACAATCGACTCCGAAGATTCATCCAAACGACTCCATAGATTTGCTCAACAAACGCCACAAATCAAGATTTCCCCAATGAACTCAAAAGCTTCACACAATCAACTCCAACATTTTACAAAACCTTTTCCAATCAACACCTAAGCTTCATACAATCCATTCTTTGTATGAGCTTTACATTATCGCATCACTGTATCAACTCAAATCCATGAGTGTTATAGTTGGTTAGCAACAGATCAAGTTGTGCACCTACAGATTAACTGAATGCCTAAATAATTTCAATTAATAATTTGCAGGAATCATTTGCAAGGACGCCCCCTGGTCATCTTCCACTGGAACATCATCAGGCACATCCCAAAAGACCAAGAGCCTGGGGCAGACCCAAGACCTGTTAGAGAGATTATCTCACAGTTGGCTTGGGAGTATTTGAGGATCCCCCAGGAAGAGTTGGCCAGGGATGAAGAGGTCTGAACTGACCTTCTCAGCCTGTTGTCTCCACAACACTCAGCTAGAAAAATGGAAGTCAAATGAATGAACGGAACCTCTCGTCGAAATGTATGAAATGATTGTACATTAAAATATACCTACTCTATAGTATCACCATGAAGCCTTGGGTTTTTATTTAGTTCTCAATTTTCATCAAAGCATTATTCAGTAACAAGATGAAGGAACATAGATATCAAAATGTTCCTTTATGGGTCTTGGGAATGTAAACGGTtgcgtttttttgttgttaatacCTGACAAAATGTTCTCATATCAGCAAAAGATTTCCGaacaaataaagacataaacAGTTTTCCcgagagagaaggagaaccTCTACGTTGACAATAGCACAAGCTTGGGATCAAACCAGGGATCCTGGATCTGTGAGACAGCAACGCGACCTCCTGCACCACCGTGTCACCCTCGTCATTCTTCAGTCATCGTAAAAACAGTCGGTttcaaagattttttaaaaataaaacaagcaagATAGACCTTTGGACTCGAGTATGTTAGAATCGTATGATAAATGTCAGTCACGTGAAAGTCACTTGGTGTTAGAGAAACTCTAATTGGCGATGTGTTAAACGTTCGTTAGTACAAAGTGAAGAGAGGAAGCTAGAAAGATGCTTTATATCTAATCTCATCCTTGCAAATGTGGAATCCATTAAACCTTTGTAGAAGTGCAATTTTTAAGCCCTTAATTCCTCCCATCATACACATTTGTGGTTGGTGTTCCGCTGTCGATGCTTTTCTCAAGGTTCAGGTGTTCTTGACCTCAAACCTCTGGCagatgggagtgtgtgtttattctaatAGTCACAGAGCCGTGCGCTGCTGCAACAAATGCAACAAAGTCAAAGTCATTTAGTGTCGCAAAGTGAAGGTATGAAGTCTAAATTAGCATATGTGCTACTCCTTCGTCCATGTACTGCACAGCACGTTTATGCTGTTTTGTGAAATGGGATGTgaaggaaaaaatattaaactgtAATGTTATAGATGTGTTGTATTATCAATGCTGCCTTGTAATAATAAGAGTAATAttctgaataataatattagttgGATGGATATTagttgggggggcacggtggcttagtggttagcatgttcgcctcacacctccagggttgggggttcgattcccacctccgccttgtgtgtgtggagtttgcatgttctccccgtgcctcgggggtttcctccgggtactccggtttcctcccccggtccaaagacatgcatggtaggttgattggcatctctggaaaattgtccgtatatagtgtgtgagtgtgtgactgaatgagagtgtgtgtgtgccctgcgatgggttggcactccgtccagggtgtatcctgcctcgatgcccgatgacgcctgagataggcacaggctccccgtgacccgaggtagttcggataagcggtagaaaatgaatgaatgatattagTTAGATGGAATAATGT
This window contains:
- the neurod6b gene encoding neurogenic differentiation factor 6-B, with product MLTAPPDEPDALREPQFGASFPRPSVHDSHRQEKQDHRRQRFDNLDLHEESSDRDEEEERNEEQDEEQDEGGLSKRRTPRRRQSGASSDRARLRRHEANARERSRMHGLNSALESLRKVVPCYSSAQKLSKIETLRLAKNYIRALSETLSSGTRPDLVAFARTLCKGLSQPTTNLVAGCLQLNAGRFLASPGDVSPPCDAPYAYANAETSRADATKHFRSFSYCNMYDSYYNSASPDSQLSPPLNYNGMFSFQKPDEQTECVASCRYGATCCGAPGRASISRPSAYTASTDSHFPNELRMRNQPFQTQEQLNAGYHN